The following proteins are co-located in the Anas platyrhynchos isolate ZD024472 breed Pekin duck chromosome 1, IASCAAS_PekinDuck_T2T, whole genome shotgun sequence genome:
- the PKNOX1 gene encoding homeobox protein PKNOX1 isoform X1 → MMATQTLSIDNYQDGQQMQVVTELKTEQDPNCSETDAEGVSPAPVESQTPMDADKQAIYRHPLFPLLALLFEKCEQSTQGSEGTTSASFDVDIENFVRKQEKEGKPFFCEDPETDNLMVKAIQVLRIHLLELEKVNELCKDFCSRYIACLKTKMNSETLLSGEPGSPYSPVQSQQIPSAIAGTLSPQGIMVPASALQQGNVTMATVAGGTVYQPVTVVTPQGQVVTQALSPGTIRIQNSQLQLQLNQDLGILHQDDGSSKNKRGVLPKHATNVMRSWLFQHIGHPYPTEDEKKQIAAQTNLTLLQVNNWFINARRRILQPMLDSSCSETPKTKKKTAQNRPVQRFWPDSIASGVAQQQSNELTMSDGAVVTITAPVNMNVDSLQSLSSDGATLAVQQVMMAGQSEDESVDSGEDDGGDLSTTNISGLVLDNSDSLQ, encoded by the exons ATGCAAGTAGTAACAGAGTTAAAAACTGAACAAGATCCCAACTGCTCTGAAACTGATGCAGAAGGGGTGAGTCCTGCCCCTGTAGAATCTCAAACGCCAATGGATGCAGACAAGCAGGCCATTTACAG GCACCCACTATTTCCCTTGTTAGCACtattatttgaaaaatgtgaACAATCTACCCAAGGCTCAGAAGGCACAACTTCTGCAAGTTTTGATGTAGATATTGAAAATTTTGTAAggaagcaggagaaagaaggaaaaccctttttctgtgaaGATCCAGAAACTGATAATCTG ATGGTAAAAGCAATCCAAGTTCTACGTATCCATCTGCTTGAGCTAGAAAAGGTTAATGAACTCTGCAAGGATTTCTGTAGTCGCTACATTGCCTGCCTGAAGACAAAAATGAATAGTGAAACTCTATTAAGTGGAGAACCTGGAAGTCCTTATTCACCTGTGCAATCTCAG caaATTCCAAGTGCCATTGCAGGCACGCTCAGTCCCCAAGGGATTATGGTGCCAGCATCAGCATTGCAGCAGGGAAATGTAACTATGGCAACAGTGGCAG gggggaCAGTGTATCAGCCAGTCACTGTGGTCACTCCACAAGGTCAAGTAGTGACACAAGCACTGTCGCCTGGGACTATTCGGATTCAGAATTCTCAG CTTCAGTTGCAATTAAACCAAGATCTAGGCATCTTGCATCAAGATGATGGctcatcaaaaaataaaagaggagttCTTCCCAAGCACGCTACAAATGTGATGAGATCTTGGCTTTTTCAGCACATAGGG CATCCATATCCAACAGAAGATGAGAAGAAACAGATTGCAGCACAAACAAATCTGACACTACTCCAGGTTAACAACTG GTTTATCAATGCTAGAAGGCGAATTCTTCAGCCAATGCTGGATtccagttgttctgaaactccaaaaacaaagaagaaaacagctcAGAACAGACCGGTTCAGAGGTTCTGGCCTGACTCCATTGCCTCAGGAGTTGCTCAGCAGCAATCTAATGAGCTCACAATGTCAGACG GTGCTGTTGTAACAATTACAGCTCCAGTCAACATGAATGTAGACAGTCTCCAGTCCTTGTCATCTGATGGTGCTACTTTGGCTGTTCAGCAAGTTATGATGGCAGGGCAGAGTGAGGATGAGTCTGTAGACAGCGGTGAAGATGATGGAGGAGATCTCTCAACGACAAATATCAGTGGGCTGGTTTTGGATAACAGCGATTCTCTGCAGTAG
- the PKNOX1 gene encoding homeobox protein PKNOX1 isoform X2, translating to MQVVTELKTEQDPNCSETDAEGVSPAPVESQTPMDADKQAIYRHPLFPLLALLFEKCEQSTQGSEGTTSASFDVDIENFVRKQEKEGKPFFCEDPETDNLMVKAIQVLRIHLLELEKVNELCKDFCSRYIACLKTKMNSETLLSGEPGSPYSPVQSQQIPSAIAGTLSPQGIMVPASALQQGNVTMATVAGGTVYQPVTVVTPQGQVVTQALSPGTIRIQNSQLQLQLNQDLGILHQDDGSSKNKRGVLPKHATNVMRSWLFQHIGHPYPTEDEKKQIAAQTNLTLLQVNNWFINARRRILQPMLDSSCSETPKTKKKTAQNRPVQRFWPDSIASGVAQQQSNELTMSDGAVVTITAPVNMNVDSLQSLSSDGATLAVQQVMMAGQSEDESVDSGEDDGGDLSTTNISGLVLDNSDSLQ from the exons ATGCAAGTAGTAACAGAGTTAAAAACTGAACAAGATCCCAACTGCTCTGAAACTGATGCAGAAGGGGTGAGTCCTGCCCCTGTAGAATCTCAAACGCCAATGGATGCAGACAAGCAGGCCATTTACAG GCACCCACTATTTCCCTTGTTAGCACtattatttgaaaaatgtgaACAATCTACCCAAGGCTCAGAAGGCACAACTTCTGCAAGTTTTGATGTAGATATTGAAAATTTTGTAAggaagcaggagaaagaaggaaaaccctttttctgtgaaGATCCAGAAACTGATAATCTG ATGGTAAAAGCAATCCAAGTTCTACGTATCCATCTGCTTGAGCTAGAAAAGGTTAATGAACTCTGCAAGGATTTCTGTAGTCGCTACATTGCCTGCCTGAAGACAAAAATGAATAGTGAAACTCTATTAAGTGGAGAACCTGGAAGTCCTTATTCACCTGTGCAATCTCAG caaATTCCAAGTGCCATTGCAGGCACGCTCAGTCCCCAAGGGATTATGGTGCCAGCATCAGCATTGCAGCAGGGAAATGTAACTATGGCAACAGTGGCAG gggggaCAGTGTATCAGCCAGTCACTGTGGTCACTCCACAAGGTCAAGTAGTGACACAAGCACTGTCGCCTGGGACTATTCGGATTCAGAATTCTCAG CTTCAGTTGCAATTAAACCAAGATCTAGGCATCTTGCATCAAGATGATGGctcatcaaaaaataaaagaggagttCTTCCCAAGCACGCTACAAATGTGATGAGATCTTGGCTTTTTCAGCACATAGGG CATCCATATCCAACAGAAGATGAGAAGAAACAGATTGCAGCACAAACAAATCTGACACTACTCCAGGTTAACAACTG GTTTATCAATGCTAGAAGGCGAATTCTTCAGCCAATGCTGGATtccagttgttctgaaactccaaaaacaaagaagaaaacagctcAGAACAGACCGGTTCAGAGGTTCTGGCCTGACTCCATTGCCTCAGGAGTTGCTCAGCAGCAATCTAATGAGCTCACAATGTCAGACG GTGCTGTTGTAACAATTACAGCTCCAGTCAACATGAATGTAGACAGTCTCCAGTCCTTGTCATCTGATGGTGCTACTTTGGCTGTTCAGCAAGTTATGATGGCAGGGCAGAGTGAGGATGAGTCTGTAGACAGCGGTGAAGATGATGGAGGAGATCTCTCAACGACAAATATCAGTGGGCTGGTTTTGGATAACAGCGATTCTCTGCAGTAG
- the PKNOX1 gene encoding homeobox protein PKNOX1 isoform X3, translating to MVKAIQVLRIHLLELEKVNELCKDFCSRYIACLKTKMNSETLLSGEPGSPYSPVQSQQIPSAIAGTLSPQGIMVPASALQQGNVTMATVAGGTVYQPVTVVTPQGQVVTQALSPGTIRIQNSQLQLQLNQDLGILHQDDGSSKNKRGVLPKHATNVMRSWLFQHIGHPYPTEDEKKQIAAQTNLTLLQVNNWFINARRRILQPMLDSSCSETPKTKKKTAQNRPVQRFWPDSIASGVAQQQSNELTMSDGAVVTITAPVNMNVDSLQSLSSDGATLAVQQVMMAGQSEDESVDSGEDDGGDLSTTNISGLVLDNSDSLQ from the exons ATGGTAAAAGCAATCCAAGTTCTACGTATCCATCTGCTTGAGCTAGAAAAGGTTAATGAACTCTGCAAGGATTTCTGTAGTCGCTACATTGCCTGCCTGAAGACAAAAATGAATAGTGAAACTCTATTAAGTGGAGAACCTGGAAGTCCTTATTCACCTGTGCAATCTCAG caaATTCCAAGTGCCATTGCAGGCACGCTCAGTCCCCAAGGGATTATGGTGCCAGCATCAGCATTGCAGCAGGGAAATGTAACTATGGCAACAGTGGCAG gggggaCAGTGTATCAGCCAGTCACTGTGGTCACTCCACAAGGTCAAGTAGTGACACAAGCACTGTCGCCTGGGACTATTCGGATTCAGAATTCTCAG CTTCAGTTGCAATTAAACCAAGATCTAGGCATCTTGCATCAAGATGATGGctcatcaaaaaataaaagaggagttCTTCCCAAGCACGCTACAAATGTGATGAGATCTTGGCTTTTTCAGCACATAGGG CATCCATATCCAACAGAAGATGAGAAGAAACAGATTGCAGCACAAACAAATCTGACACTACTCCAGGTTAACAACTG GTTTATCAATGCTAGAAGGCGAATTCTTCAGCCAATGCTGGATtccagttgttctgaaactccaaaaacaaagaagaaaacagctcAGAACAGACCGGTTCAGAGGTTCTGGCCTGACTCCATTGCCTCAGGAGTTGCTCAGCAGCAATCTAATGAGCTCACAATGTCAGACG GTGCTGTTGTAACAATTACAGCTCCAGTCAACATGAATGTAGACAGTCTCCAGTCCTTGTCATCTGATGGTGCTACTTTGGCTGTTCAGCAAGTTATGATGGCAGGGCAGAGTGAGGATGAGTCTGTAGACAGCGGTGAAGATGATGGAGGAGATCTCTCAACGACAAATATCAGTGGGCTGGTTTTGGATAACAGCGATTCTCTGCAGTAG